One genomic segment of Thalassospiraceae bacterium LMO-SO8 includes these proteins:
- a CDS encoding GntR family transcriptional regulator yields the protein MTQNIVTQETESLPKYVVVRDWLARRINTGDFQPGGRLPSEHSLVARFGVSRVTVRHALDALKKSGMVESHQGQGHFVRGIKAELDMRRLRGLGEALGPNGLQATAQLLERAEIKANSQVRQALALPPSSLVTVVRRLRLANAAPICFEERYLLPEVGRLLSDRDLESSDVCTLLEESRGVAMAFGDVVMDMVKAAPKLAQHLEIEPGATVVRTEQVNVDVNGVAIDFCIRHAVAEAFRYRTRIGRW from the coding sequence GTGACCCAGAACATCGTGACCCAGGAAACAGAGAGCCTTCCGAAATACGTGGTGGTTCGCGATTGGTTGGCGCGGCGGATCAACACCGGCGACTTTCAGCCGGGGGGACGGCTGCCGTCGGAACATTCCCTGGTCGCCAGGTTCGGCGTGTCGCGGGTCACCGTGCGCCACGCCCTCGACGCGCTGAAGAAATCCGGCATGGTCGAAAGCCATCAGGGCCAGGGCCATTTCGTGCGCGGCATCAAGGCCGAACTGGACATGCGCCGGTTGCGCGGACTGGGCGAGGCGCTCGGCCCGAACGGTTTGCAGGCGACGGCGCAATTGCTGGAGCGGGCCGAGATCAAGGCCAACAGCCAGGTCCGCCAGGCGCTGGCTCTGCCGCCGTCGAGCCTGGTCACCGTGGTCCGCCGCCTGCGCCTGGCCAACGCGGCCCCCATCTGTTTCGAGGAACGCTACCTTCTGCCCGAGGTCGGCCGCCTGCTTTCAGACCGTGACCTGGAATCGAGCGACGTCTGCACCCTTCTGGAAGAGTCGCGCGGCGTGGCGATGGCCTTCGGCGACGTCGTCATGGACATGGTCAAGGCCGCGCCTAAGCTGGCCCAGCATCTGGAGATCGAGCCGGGGGCGACGGTCGTGCGCACGGAACAGGTCAACGTCGACGTCAACGGCGTCGCCATCGATTTCTGCATTCGCCACGCCGTCGCCGAGGCCTTCCGATACCGCACCCGCATCGGCCGCTGGTAA
- a CDS encoding ABC transporter permease gives MSIQDDDRNHGDTGAMNAPIPEPQADAPAADAVSARDAETRQPVTPKEAVGVLVAAVLKPKALVPFAKSWSIRLIALAVGVLVWHIATETKFNYFINFENVPSPIKVWTAFVAHVHSTEFYIHIAVSMQRIVIGYMSAVGLGILLGLMIGRSRLARDVISPYIEILRPIPAVAWIPLAILMWPTEESSIIYITFLGALFPIILNTAHGAELTPDVLIRAAKSLGANRREIFWHVVIPAALPSITAGLAIGMGVSWFSLLAGEIISGQYGIGYFTWNAYSLINYPDIVVGMLMIGGLGTLSTYAVRLATRPLLSWQRRSR, from the coding sequence ATGAGCATCCAAGACGACGACCGAAACCACGGAGATACCGGCGCGATGAACGCTCCCATTCCAGAACCGCAAGCTGACGCCCCGGCCGCAGACGCCGTTTCCGCCCGCGACGCCGAAACCCGTCAGCCCGTCACGCCCAAGGAAGCCGTCGGCGTCCTGGTCGCCGCCGTGCTGAAGCCCAAAGCCTTGGTGCCCTTCGCAAAGTCCTGGTCGATCCGCCTGATCGCGCTGGCCGTCGGCGTTCTGGTCTGGCACATCGCGACGGAGACGAAGTTCAATTACTTCATCAATTTCGAGAACGTGCCCTCGCCGATCAAGGTCTGGACCGCCTTCGTCGCGCATGTCCATTCCACCGAATTTTACATCCACATCGCGGTGTCGATGCAGCGCATCGTCATCGGCTACATGAGCGCCGTCGGGCTCGGCATTCTGCTGGGTCTCATGATCGGCCGCTCGCGCCTGGCCCGCGACGTGATCTCGCCCTATATCGAAATTCTGCGCCCGATCCCGGCGGTGGCTTGGATTCCGCTGGCCATCCTGATGTGGCCGACCGAGGAAAGCTCGATCATCTACATCACCTTTCTGGGTGCCCTGTTCCCGATCATCCTGAACACGGCCCACGGCGCGGAACTGACGCCGGACGTGCTGATCCGCGCGGCCAAATCGCTCGGCGCCAACCGCCGGGAAATCTTCTGGCACGTGGTCATTCCGGCGGCCCTGCCGTCGATCACCGCCGGCCTTGCCATCGGCATGGGCGTGTCCTGGTTCTCGCTGCTGGCCGGGGAAATCATCTCGGGCCAATACGGCATCGGCTACTTCACCTGGAACGCCTATTCGCTGATCAACTATCCGGACATCGTCGTCGGCATGCTGATGATCGGCGGTCTCGGCACGCTGTCGACCTACGCGGTGCGGCTGGCGACCCGGCCGCTGCTGAGCTGGCAGCGGCGGTCGCGATGA
- a CDS encoding SCO family protein — MRRRFALSAFLLLLAAGLGGGAARAEIRVVEPDKPEALPAFALSDHKGQPFTAERYKGHWSLTTIGFTSCPDVCPFVLSNIAEVVNQMTLRVRPDKLPQVVFVGVDPQRDAPVMADYVAHFDPRFVGVTGTHEELAKLVKGIDGFYRIGKPKKDGDYEVQHSASVIVTGPDGRVHAKLSPPLDPAGVAEYLARKQIAYVREQRNN, encoded by the coding sequence ATGCGCCGTCGCTTCGCCCTTTCCGCTTTCCTGCTCCTGCTGGCCGCCGGCCTGGGCGGGGGGGCCGCCCGCGCCGAGATTCGCGTGGTCGAACCGGACAAGCCCGAAGCCCTGCCGGCCTTTGCACTGTCCGATCACAAGGGCCAGCCGTTCACGGCCGAGCGCTACAAGGGCCACTGGTCGCTGACCACCATCGGTTTCACGTCCTGCCCGGACGTTTGCCCCTTCGTGCTGTCGAACATCGCCGAGGTCGTCAATCAGATGACGCTCCGCGTGCGCCCGGACAAGCTGCCCCAGGTCGTGTTCGTCGGCGTCGATCCCCAGCGCGACGCGCCGGTGATGGCCGACTACGTGGCCCATTTCGATCCACGCTTCGTGGGCGTCACCGGCACGCACGAGGAACTGGCGAAGCTGGTCAAGGGCATCGACGGGTTCTACCGCATCGGCAAGCCCAAGAAGGATGGCGATTACGAGGTGCAGCACAGCGCGAGCGTCATCGTCACCGGGCCCGACGGGCGGGTTCATGCCAAGTTGTCGCCGCCGCTCGACCCCGCCGGGGTCGCCGAGTACCTGGCCCGCAAGCAGATCGCCTATGTTCGCGAGCAAAGGAATAATTGA
- a CDS encoding 2-oxoacid:acceptor oxidoreductase subunit alpha has protein sequence MLDQPTPPDLSDNAAAQGPAVIRFAGDSGDGIQTLGAEFTKSSALTGHGFMTFPDFPAEIRAPAGTTFGVSAFQIQIGGDRVKTHGDTVDVLVALNPAALKTNLSALRPGGLLIADADAFAKRGLEKAGYAANPLEDGSLDGYRLEAIEISRLTREAALPEGVTKKEAETARNFWALGLVYWMFAQDRTPTAAWLKSKFAKRPEIAAANTAAMDAGHTYGDVTDMAPPPRLRAVAPASPRPGTYRTLTGIDGMVLGLAAASALSGLRLHYCSYPITPASAILHGLAKLGGEGVATFQAEDEIAAATAAIGASFAGGLGVTGTSGPGMALKAEALGLATAAELPLIVIDVQRAGPSTGMPTKVEQADLNLALHGRHGEAPLPVFAAAGPGDSFETVIEAARTAVTFMTPVIVLSDAYTANAAEPWRLPDVDALADIAVDRDIDPDGFHPFRRDAETLARPWAVPGMTGLAHRLGGIERSAGSGHISYDPDNHQEMTDLRAAKLDHIRGALPPAAVTAGTDAGRVLAVGWGSTQGALKTAVEDLAAEGHAVGHLHLRHLSPLPRGLGEIFALYDQVVVAELNSGQLRGHLQGLFPHVSFRGLNKVTGQPFTVAEIDAALREDLS, from the coding sequence ATGCTCGACCAACCCACCCCGCCCGACCTGTCAGACAACGCCGCGGCCCAGGGCCCGGCCGTGATCCGCTTTGCCGGGGATTCCGGCGACGGCATCCAGACGCTGGGCGCGGAATTCACCAAGTCCTCGGCCCTGACCGGCCACGGCTTCATGACCTTTCCCGACTTCCCGGCGGAAATACGTGCCCCCGCCGGCACGACCTTCGGGGTGTCGGCGTTTCAGATTCAGATCGGCGGCGACCGGGTAAAGACCCACGGCGATACGGTCGACGTGCTGGTCGCGCTCAATCCGGCGGCGTTGAAGACCAATCTTTCGGCGCTGCGCCCGGGCGGGCTGTTGATCGCCGATGCCGACGCCTTCGCCAAACGCGGCCTGGAAAAGGCCGGCTACGCCGCCAACCCGCTGGAGGACGGCAGCCTGGACGGCTATCGTCTGGAAGCCATCGAGATTTCCCGCCTGACCCGCGAAGCCGCCCTGCCGGAAGGCGTCACCAAGAAAGAGGCCGAGACGGCGCGCAACTTCTGGGCCCTTGGCCTGGTCTATTGGATGTTCGCCCAGGACCGCACCCCCACGGCGGCCTGGCTGAAATCGAAATTCGCCAAGCGGCCGGAAATCGCCGCCGCCAACACGGCGGCCATGGACGCGGGCCATACCTACGGCGACGTCACCGACATGGCGCCGCCGCCCCGCCTGCGCGCCGTCGCCCCCGCCAGCCCCCGCCCCGGCACCTATCGCACGCTGACCGGCATCGACGGCATGGTGCTGGGCCTGGCCGCCGCCTCGGCCCTGTCCGGGCTGCGCCTGCATTATTGCTCCTACCCCATCACCCCGGCCTCGGCGATCCTGCACGGGCTCGCCAAGCTGGGCGGGGAAGGCGTCGCGACCTTTCAGGCGGAAGACGAGATCGCCGCCGCCACCGCCGCCATCGGCGCCTCCTTCGCGGGCGGCCTCGGCGTCACCGGAACCTCGGGTCCCGGCATGGCGCTGAAGGCGGAGGCCCTGGGCCTCGCCACGGCGGCGGAACTGCCGCTGATCGTCATCGACGTGCAGCGCGCGGGTCCCTCCACCGGCATGCCGACCAAGGTCGAGCAGGCGGATTTGAACCTGGCCCTGCACGGCCGTCACGGCGAAGCGCCCCTGCCCGTGTTCGCCGCCGCCGGCCCCGGCGATTCGTTCGAGACGGTGATCGAGGCGGCGCGCACCGCCGTCACCTTCATGACGCCGGTGATCGTGCTGTCCGACGCCTATACGGCCAACGCGGCGGAGCCCTGGCGCCTGCCCGACGTCGACGCCCTGGCCGATATCGCCGTCGACCGCGACATCGACCCGGACGGCTTTCATCCCTTCCGCCGCGATGCCGAAACGCTGGCCCGGCCCTGGGCCGTGCCGGGCATGACCGGGCTGGCGCATCGCCTCGGCGGAATCGAGCGCTCGGCGGGCTCGGGCCATATTTCCTACGATCCCGACAACCATCAGGAAATGACCGATTTGCGCGCCGCCAAGCTGGACCATATCCGCGGCGCCCTGCCTCCGGCAGCGGTCACCGCCGGCACGGACGCGGGCCGGGTGCTCGCCGTCGGCTGGGGCTCGACCCAGGGCGCGCTCAAGACCGCGGTCGAGGATCTGGCCGCCGAGGGCCATGCGGTCGGCCACCTGCACCTGCGCCATCTGTCGCCACTGCCCCGGGGGCTTGGCGAGATCTTCGCCCTCTACGATCAAGTCGTGGTGGCGGAACTCAACTCCGGGCAGTTGCGCGGCCATCTGCAAGGCCTGTTCCCCCATGTTTCCTTCCGCGGCCTGAACAAGGTCACCGGCCAGCCCTTCACGGTGGCCGAGATCGACGCCGCCCTCAGAGAGGACCTGTCATGA
- a CDS encoding HEAT repeat domain-containing protein, translating into MSAFEPFEQFDEVEDIIDRLEDPDPGTRRVAVMDLADSADPAAVTHLKKALADDSREVRLQIALALGEFDGPETAEALLIALTDSDSGVAQAAADSMAELKDPASADPILPFVAHDSAFVRAGALRALRELKRPESLKPALDALSDPEASVRSEAVSVVGYLKTEDALPALMAMLKDADAGVRRTAAGALGFSVTGAAADTLAQALSDTDWQVREVAAETLCKVQSPGAIPALRKALADDYWQVRQKAIRSLGKLGAAEAIEDIAPSLDHDISNLRKEAAAAMGEIASPKAVPALEAHLDDPDPDVRKNIRWALSRIRAE; encoded by the coding sequence ATGTCCGCATTCGAGCCCTTTGAGCAATTCGACGAGGTCGAAGACATCATCGACCGCCTGGAAGACCCCGATCCGGGCACGCGCCGCGTCGCCGTCATGGATCTGGCCGACAGCGCCGACCCCGCCGCCGTCACCCATCTGAAAAAGGCCCTGGCCGACGATTCCCGCGAGGTGCGGTTGCAGATCGCCCTGGCGCTCGGCGAATTCGACGGCCCGGAAACGGCGGAAGCCCTGCTGATCGCGCTGACCGATTCCGACAGCGGCGTGGCCCAGGCCGCCGCCGACAGCATGGCGGAATTGAAGGATCCGGCCTCGGCCGACCCGATCCTGCCGTTCGTCGCCCATGACTCGGCCTTCGTGCGCGCCGGCGCCCTGCGGGCGTTGCGCGAACTGAAGCGCCCGGAAAGCCTGAAGCCGGCCCTGGATGCCCTGTCCGATCCGGAAGCCAGCGTGCGTTCCGAAGCGGTCAGCGTCGTCGGCTACCTGAAGACCGAAGATGCCCTGCCCGCCCTGATGGCGATGCTGAAGGACGCCGACGCCGGCGTGCGCCGCACGGCTGCGGGGGCCTTGGGCTTCTCCGTCACGGGCGCCGCCGCCGATACCCTGGCCCAGGCGCTGAGCGATACGGACTGGCAGGTCCGCGAGGTCGCCGCCGAAACGCTGTGCAAGGTGCAGTCGCCGGGCGCCATTCCGGCCCTGCGCAAGGCGCTCGCCGACGATTACTGGCAGGTCCGGCAGAAGGCCATCCGCTCCCTCGGCAAGCTGGGTGCGGCGGAGGCCATCGAGGACATCGCGCCGTCCCTCGACCACGACATCTCCAACCTGCGTAAGGAAGCCGCCGCGGCAATGGGCGAGATCGCCTCGCCCAAGGCGGTGCCCGCCCTCGAAGCGCATCTCGACGACCCCGACCCCGACGTCCGCAAGAACATCCGCTGGGCGCTCAGCCGCATCCGCGCCGAATAG
- a CDS encoding ABC transporter substrate-binding protein, whose protein sequence is MLRHVTQGLALGALLAVTAAAPAQAKTIKVAIGHQSMCTDTYTAGIVVKELKLLEKHLPKTGKYKDVDYDISWADYSSGGPITNQMMANKLNIGVMGDYPLIVNGAKFQATDSLRTYYVAGTGYNLKGSGNAIVVPVKSDLYKIGDLEGKEVSTPVGSAAWGMLLKAAQDNKIKFQLKNQSPAVGAANIAAGKIDAHSDFCPWSEIMEFRGTGRKIYDGSEAGVPYLHGVVVRKDLADDYPEVVQAFIKAVYDAGKWIKEDPIRATDLMEKWTGVEKEVLYIYFSKGGHLSLDPTIKPKWTEALKFDHTVLVREKAIPPLDFGDWITEKYIRAAYKDMGVDYDKDKAMIVDPAVANAGLPNEIWHARDGIKEYATLPEFLGAIASFRATGAKINSTYVYDKETGLKLFGKTAFWVVTPKGEFATFLRRGEAEKYASTIDGKVITFEDAIGMKSS, encoded by the coding sequence ATGCTCAGGCACGTAACGCAGGGATTGGCATTGGGGGCCTTGTTGGCGGTGACAGCGGCGGCACCGGCCCAGGCCAAAACCATCAAGGTGGCCATCGGTCACCAAAGCATGTGTACCGACACCTATACGGCGGGCATCGTCGTCAAGGAACTGAAGCTTCTTGAAAAGCACCTGCCGAAAACCGGCAAGTACAAGGATGTGGACTACGACATCAGCTGGGCCGACTATTCGTCCGGCGGCCCCATCACCAACCAGATGATGGCCAACAAGCTGAACATCGGCGTGATGGGCGACTACCCCCTGATCGTCAACGGCGCCAAATTTCAGGCCACGGACAGCCTGCGCACCTACTATGTCGCGGGCACCGGCTACAACCTGAAGGGATCGGGCAACGCCATCGTGGTGCCCGTGAAGTCGGACCTCTACAAGATCGGCGATCTTGAGGGCAAGGAAGTGTCCACGCCCGTGGGCTCCGCCGCCTGGGGCATGCTGTTGAAGGCCGCCCAGGACAACAAGATCAAGTTCCAGTTGAAGAACCAGAGCCCGGCCGTGGGTGCGGCGAACATCGCCGCGGGCAAGATCGACGCCCATTCGGACTTCTGCCCCTGGTCGGAAATCATGGAATTCCGCGGCACCGGCCGCAAGATCTATGACGGTTCGGAAGCCGGCGTGCCCTATCTGCACGGCGTCGTTGTGCGCAAGGATCTGGCCGACGACTATCCGGAAGTGGTGCAGGCCTTCATCAAGGCCGTCTACGACGCCGGCAAGTGGATCAAGGAAGACCCCATCCGCGCCACCGATCTGATGGAGAAATGGACGGGCGTCGAGAAGGAAGTGCTCTACATCTACTTCTCGAAGGGGGGGCACCTCTCCCTCGACCCGACCATCAAGCCCAAGTGGACGGAAGCCCTCAAGTTCGACCACACGGTCCTGGTCCGTGAGAAAGCGATCCCGCCGCTCGATTTCGGCGACTGGATCACCGAGAAGTATATCCGCGCCGCCTACAAGGACATGGGCGTGGATTACGACAAGGACAAGGCGATGATTGTCGACCCCGCGGTCGCCAATGCAGGCCTGCCCAACGAAATCTGGCACGCCCGCGACGGGATCAAGGAATACGCGACCCTGCCCGAATTCCTGGGCGCGATCGCCTCGTTCCGCGCCACGGGTGCGAAGATCAACTCCACCTACGTCTACGACAAGGAAACGGGGCTCAAGCTGTTCGGCAAGACCGCCTTCTGGGTCGTCACGCCGAAGGGCGAGTTCGCGACGTTCCTGCGCCGCGGCGAAGCTGAAAAGTACGCCAGCACCATCGACGGCAAGGTCATTACCTTCGAAGACGCCATCGGCATGAAATCCAGCTGA
- a CDS encoding DUF971 domain-containing protein: MQPTEISVAADRASLTIIWPDGVRQNLSASTLRQMSRSARSESARLKGWDVPADGGLTIAAVEAVGVYAINITFSDGYAKGIYPWEMLRGAIGALAFQGLNTAQAEAISGLGN; encoded by the coding sequence ATGCAACCAACAGAAATTTCCGTCGCCGCCGACCGCGCCTCGCTGACGATCATCTGGCCCGACGGCGTTCGCCAGAACCTGAGTGCTTCGACCCTGCGCCAGATGAGCCGCTCCGCCCGTTCGGAAAGTGCCCGCCTGAAAGGGTGGGACGTGCCGGCCGACGGCGGCCTGACCATCGCGGCGGTCGAAGCGGTCGGCGTCTATGCCATCAACATCACGTTTTCCGACGGCTACGCCAAGGGCATCTATCCCTGGGAAATGTTGCGCGGGGCCATCGGCGCGCTGGCGTTTCAGGGCCTGAACACGGCCCAGGCCGAGGCGATTTCCGGCCTTGGCAATTAG
- a CDS encoding fumarate reductase/succinate dehydrogenase flavoprotein subunit: MDEITEGTSQVDCDILVIGGGTAGPMAAYRAKKKNPNAKVILLEKANVKRSGAISMGMDGLNNAVIPGHSTPEQYVKEITVANDGIVDQAAVYKYAQNCYEIIQELDGFGIRFQKDENGDFDVKKVHHIGTYVLPMPNGDTVKKALYRQLKRARLLISNRYMATRLLTGKDGRIAGAIAVNTRTAEFLVVRAKAVILCMGAAGRLGLPTSGYLFGTYENAANSGDGYAMAYHAGAGLANLECFQINPLIKDYNGPACAYVAGPFGGYTANNEGMRFIECDYWSGQMMQEFYNELQSGKGPVFLKLNHLADETIGEIETILHEVERPTRGRFQVNRNNDYRNGMIEMHISEIGFCSGHSASGVYVDDNACTTVPGLYAAGDMASVPHNYMLGAFTNGAVAGEHAIDFVNEVDFADIDEDFIAAEKKRVLAPTTREDGIPPNQVEYKTRRLVNDYLQPPKVTRKMQLAQDRFAETREVMENEMVARNAHELMRSLEVSSIMDCADMAAFASLFRTESRWGLYHNRADYPERDNENWFCHSILSKDANGQMTIKKKDVDPYIIPIDDEEKDAYDKQRIKAQA; the protein is encoded by the coding sequence ATGGACGAAATCACCGAAGGCACGTCGCAGGTCGATTGCGATATTCTGGTCATCGGCGGCGGCACGGCCGGCCCCATGGCCGCCTACCGCGCGAAGAAAAAGAACCCCAACGCCAAGGTCATCCTGCTGGAAAAGGCCAACGTGAAGCGGTCGGGCGCCATCTCCATGGGCATGGACGGCCTGAACAACGCCGTCATCCCCGGTCATTCCACCCCGGAACAGTACGTCAAGGAAATCACCGTCGCCAACGACGGCATCGTCGACCAGGCCGCCGTCTACAAGTACGCGCAGAACTGCTACGAGATCATTCAGGAACTGGATGGCTTCGGCATCCGTTTCCAGAAGGACGAGAACGGCGACTTCGACGTCAAGAAGGTCCACCACATCGGCACCTACGTGCTGCCCATGCCCAACGGCGACACGGTGAAGAAGGCGCTGTACCGCCAGTTGAAGCGCGCCCGCCTGCTGATTTCCAACCGCTACATGGCGACCCGCCTGCTGACCGGCAAGGACGGCCGCATCGCCGGCGCCATCGCCGTCAACACGCGCACCGCCGAGTTTCTGGTGGTCCGCGCCAAGGCCGTGATCCTGTGCATGGGGGCGGCCGGGCGCCTCGGCCTGCCGACCTCGGGCTATCTGTTCGGGACCTACGAGAACGCCGCCAACTCGGGCGACGGCTATGCCATGGCCTATCACGCGGGCGCTGGCCTCGCGAACCTGGAATGCTTCCAGATCAATCCGCTGATCAAGGATTACAACGGCCCCGCCTGCGCCTATGTGGCCGGACCGTTCGGCGGCTACACGGCCAACAACGAAGGCATGCGCTTCATCGAATGCGATTACTGGTCGGGCCAGATGATGCAGGAGTTCTACAACGAACTGCAATCGGGCAAGGGGCCTGTGTTCCTCAAGCTCAACCACCTGGCGGATGAGACCATCGGCGAGATCGAAACCATCCTGCACGAGGTCGAACGCCCGACCCGCGGCCGCTTCCAGGTCAACCGCAACAACGACTACCGCAACGGCATGATCGAGATGCACATCTCGGAAATCGGTTTCTGTTCCGGCCATTCGGCGTCGGGCGTCTATGTCGACGACAACGCCTGCACCACGGTGCCGGGCCTCTATGCCGCCGGCGACATGGCCAGCGTGCCGCACAACTACATGCTGGGTGCGTTCACCAACGGCGCCGTCGCGGGCGAGCACGCCATCGACTTCGTCAACGAGGTGGATTTCGCCGACATCGACGAAGACTTCATCGCCGCCGAAAAGAAACGCGTCCTGGCCCCGACCACGCGCGAAGACGGCATTCCGCCGAACCAGGTCGAATACAAGACCCGACGTCTGGTCAACGACTACCTGCAACCGCCCAAGGTCACGCGCAAGATGCAACTGGCGCAGGACCGCTTCGCCGAAACCCGCGAGGTCATGGAGAACGAGATGGTCGCGCGCAATGCCCATGAACTGATGCGCTCGCTCGAGGTCTCGTCGATCATGGACTGCGCCGACATGGCCGCCTTCGCATCGCTGTTCCGCACGGAAAGCCGCTGGGGCCTGTATCACAACCGCGCCGACTATCCGGAACGGGACAACGAGAACTGGTTCTGCCACTCGATCCTGTCCAAGGACGCGAACGGCCAGATGACGATCAAGAAAAAGGACGTCGATCCCTACATCATCCCCATCGATGACGAAGAGAAAGACGCCTACGACAAACAGCGGATCAAGGCGCAGGCCTGA
- a CDS encoding ABC transporter ATP-binding protein: MIANIINLTRDKDTEADARRASEGKGHVTIEDVAVVFGSGSDSHTAVESTTLDVQPGEFLCILGPSGCGKSTLLNSVAGFVQPTAGAVKVDGKAVTQPGPDRGMVFQQYSLMPWKTVRDNVAFGPLLAGHSRSEAQSIAYTFLNMVGLSRFAKHYPSELSGGMQQRVGIARALANYPSVLLMDEPFGALDAQTRLMMQENLLRIWEDFGTTVMFVTHDVDEAVFLADRVVIMSAAPGRIIDDFKVDIARPRTPEVYTDETFVALKRRCMERIRSESLRAFDQQNH; this comes from the coding sequence ATGATCGCCAACATCATCAATCTCACCCGCGACAAGGACACGGAGGCCGATGCCCGCCGTGCCAGCGAGGGCAAGGGGCACGTCACCATCGAGGACGTGGCCGTGGTGTTCGGCTCCGGCTCCGACAGCCATACCGCCGTGGAAAGCACGACCCTGGACGTTCAGCCGGGCGAGTTCCTCTGCATCCTCGGCCCATCGGGCTGCGGCAAGTCGACGCTGTTGAATTCCGTCGCGGGCTTCGTGCAGCCGACGGCCGGCGCGGTCAAGGTCGACGGCAAGGCCGTGACCCAGCCCGGCCCCGACCGCGGCATGGTGTTCCAGCAGTATTCCCTGATGCCGTGGAAGACCGTGCGCGACAACGTCGCCTTCGGCCCGCTTCTGGCGGGCCACAGCCGGTCCGAGGCGCAATCCATCGCCTACACCTTCCTCAACATGGTCGGGCTGTCGCGCTTCGCGAAACATTACCCGTCGGAACTGTCCGGCGGCATGCAGCAGCGCGTGGGCATCGCCCGAGCGCTGGCCAACTATCCTTCGGTCCTGTTGATGGACGAACCGTTCGGCGCGCTCGACGCGCAGACGCGGCTGATGATGCAGGAAAACCTTCTGCGCATCTGGGAAGACTTCGGCACCACGGTCATGTTCGTCACCCACGACGTCGACGAGGCCGTGTTCCTGGCCGACCGGGTGGTCATCATGAGCGCCGCCCCCGGGCGCATCATCGACGACTTCAAGGTCGACATCGCCCGCCCGCGCACGCCCGAGGTCTACACCGACGAAACCTTCGTCGCGCTGAAGCGCCGCTGCATGGAACGCATCCGTAGCGAAAGCCTGCGCGCCTTCGATCAGCAGAACCATTAG
- a CDS encoding ferredoxin family protein, giving the protein MPLAEQPSSVPVVVDEGKCIADKGCTVCVDVCPLDVLRISDATGKAFMKYDECWYCMPCEADCPTGAVTVNIPFLLR; this is encoded by the coding sequence ATGCCCCTCGCTGAACAACCCTCATCCGTCCCCGTCGTCGTCGACGAAGGCAAATGCATCGCCGACAAGGGCTGCACCGTCTGCGTCGATGTCTGCCCGCTGGATGTGCTGCGCATCTCGGACGCCACCGGCAAGGCCTTCATGAAGTACGACGAGTGCTGGTACTGCATGCCTTGCGAGGCCGATTGCCCGACGGGCGCGGTCACCGTCAACATTCCCTTCCTGCTGCGCTGA
- a CDS encoding TlpA disulfide reductase family protein, which yields MRPPILPHHHIHRLAAAIFAAAFLFGHPATADGAGPMAPAPAPIAAPAIDLPRLDGTPFSLAGRKGGFTLINFWALWCAPCRIEMPALARLKTQMAGRGLEVVAVNLGDKPDAVARFLTQVNVGGLTIVMDRQSAVGRAWHVQALPATFLVGPDGVITHAAVGARDWAAAPVLQWFEKQLTAAPR from the coding sequence ATGCGCCCCCCCATCCTTCCGCACCACCACATCCACCGACTTGCCGCCGCGATCTTCGCGGCGGCCTTTCTTTTCGGGCATCCGGCAACCGCCGACGGTGCCGGCCCCATGGCGCCGGCGCCGGCGCCCATCGCCGCCCCGGCGATCGACCTGCCGCGGCTGGACGGAACCCCGTTTTCCCTGGCCGGCCGCAAGGGCGGATTCACGCTCATCAACTTCTGGGCGTTGTGGTGCGCGCCCTGTCGCATCGAGATGCCGGCGTTGGCCCGGTTGAAAACACAAATGGCGGGACGGGGACTTGAAGTCGTCGCCGTGAACCTGGGCGACAAGCCGGACGCGGTCGCGCGGTTCCTGACGCAAGTGAATGTGGGCGGACTGACCATCGTGATGGACCGTCAATCCGCCGTCGGCCGCGCATGGCATGTCCAGGCGCTGCCCGCGACGTTCCTGGTCGGCCCCGACGGCGTCATCACCCATGCGGCGGTCGGCGCCCGTGATTGGGCCGCCGCCCCGGTCCTTCAATGGTTCGAAAAGCAGCTGACGGCGGCCCCCCGCTGA